From a single Pigmentibacter ruber genomic region:
- the rsmH gene encoding 16S rRNA (cytosine(1402)-N(4))-methyltransferase RsmH — MNSTFKHFSVLKNETIINILPTESLLHYFKKNSLETINFVDATLGGGGHAEELLKKIISNPELKNFKKNFIFFDQDINAIDHASKKLKNYSLENENLNIFYENSNFRKLKEILNSKFKGEKIHSLYADFGVSSPQLDIGQRGFSIMHSGPLDMRMDVSSELTAKKILQLYSEEELTKIFFDYGEEPKARKLAKAIVTDRKKDLLPLENTTQFADYVKRVLSYPNSRVHPATRTFQALRIEVNQELESIQNLLADIPKIVSSYAKVGFISFHSLEDRLVKHAMRNWQKGKNADEKMNTQKEFHLPLHMQLLIEENNNKGFGKEIPRGGITASNEECNENSRSRSARLRCFEFSNIKED, encoded by the coding sequence ATGAATTCTACATTTAAACATTTTTCTGTTCTTAAGAATGAAACAATTATAAACATCCTACCAACAGAATCACTTTTGCACTACTTTAAAAAAAATTCTTTAGAAACAATAAATTTTGTAGATGCTACTCTTGGAGGTGGAGGACACGCAGAAGAATTACTAAAAAAAATCATTAGTAACCCTGAACTTAAAAATTTCAAAAAAAACTTTATTTTTTTTGACCAAGATATCAATGCAATTGATCATGCCAGTAAAAAGTTAAAAAATTACAGTTTAGAGAATGAAAATTTGAATATATTTTATGAAAATTCAAACTTTCGCAAATTAAAAGAAATTCTCAATTCTAAATTTAAGGGTGAAAAAATTCATTCATTATATGCTGATTTTGGAGTTAGCTCGCCCCAATTAGACATTGGTCAGCGCGGATTCTCAATAATGCACTCAGGGCCTTTAGATATGCGTATGGATGTCAGCTCAGAATTAACAGCAAAAAAAATACTACAACTTTATTCAGAAGAAGAGCTTACTAAAATATTTTTTGATTATGGTGAGGAACCAAAAGCTAGGAAACTAGCAAAAGCTATCGTAACTGACAGAAAAAAAGATTTACTTCCTTTAGAAAACACGACTCAATTTGCTGACTATGTAAAGAGGGTACTGTCCTACCCAAATAGTCGCGTTCATCCTGCTACTCGGACATTTCAAGCTCTAAGGATAGAAGTTAATCAAGAACTAGAGTCAATTCAAAATCTTCTTGCAGATATTCCAAAAATTGTGAGTTCATATGCAAAAGTAGGTTTTATATCCTTTCATTCATTGGAAGATCGACTAGTCAAACATGCTATGCGAAATTGGCAAAAAGGAAAAAATGCTGATGAAAAAATGAATACTCAAAAAGAATTTCATCTCCCCTTGCATATGCAGCTTCTTATAGAAGAAAATAATAACAAAGGATTTGGTAAAGAAATTCCAAGAGGAGGTATAACGGCTTCAAATGAAGAATGTAATGAAAATTCTCGTTCTCGATCAGCAAGATTAAGATGTTTTGAATTTTCTAATATTAAAGAGGATTAG
- a CDS encoding LysM peptidoglycan-binding domain-containing protein yields MIIRFMQKMGEKSKRLVFLISLVILSLSVFSCMTRSGQIDDQNVNDAKPDILDSKDNPDFAEGLLPPANQNILLPYYVQAGDNLAKISKKIYGKASSWKKIAELNKLTDANRIYAGDVIYYQLSNESKMFAEKYESAPKAKIIVKRGDTLTSISRAVFGKAKDWRVLWKENPHIVNPDRIKEGVAVYFRPKALTADIKGYGIPDQKPKTSEQAGSSDKKESTVSVKEIDKENTKDKINDKNLDKSQEELNKKNNLSEDEIKAINSGNSENFVHPDDSAKEREDE; encoded by the coding sequence ATGATTATAAGATTTATGCAAAAAATGGGTGAAAAAAGTAAGAGATTAGTTTTTCTAATTTCTTTAGTTATTTTATCACTTTCTGTTTTTAGTTGCATGACAAGATCTGGTCAAATTGATGATCAAAATGTAAATGATGCCAAACCAGATATACTAGATAGCAAAGATAATCCTGATTTTGCTGAAGGCCTTTTACCGCCAGCAAATCAAAATATTCTATTACCATACTACGTACAAGCTGGTGACAATTTAGCAAAAATATCAAAGAAAATATATGGTAAGGCTTCTAGTTGGAAAAAAATAGCTGAATTAAATAAGTTGACAGATGCAAATAGAATTTATGCCGGAGATGTTATTTATTACCAACTAAGTAATGAATCAAAGATGTTTGCTGAAAAGTATGAAAGTGCTCCAAAAGCTAAAATTATTGTGAAAAGAGGAGACACATTAACTAGTATTTCTAGAGCTGTTTTTGGAAAAGCAAAGGATTGGCGTGTTCTTTGGAAAGAAAATCCGCATATAGTGAATCCTGATAGAATTAAAGAAGGTGTAGCGGTTTATTTCAGACCAAAAGCTTTGACAGCCGATATTAAGGGTTATGGAATACCTGATCAAAAGCCGAAAACGAGTGAGCAAGCGGGTTCTAGTGATAAAAAAGAAAGTACTGTGTCAGTAAAAGAAATAGACAAAGAAAACACAAAAGATAAAATTAACGATAAAAATTTGGATAAAAGTCAAGAGGAATTAAATAAGAAAAATAATTTAAGCGAAGATGAGATTAAGGCAATAAATTCTGGAAATTCGGAAAATTTTGTCCATCCTGATGATTCTGCTAAAGAAAGAGAAGATGAGTAA
- a CDS encoding substrate-binding periplasmic protein: MKKVIILLLIFFTNSKILALNVEDIEIVTEVLPPLSYLDENGNMKGILIERVNKLREKLKIKNKIELLPWARALQNTSKKDGTMLFALAKTKERENIFKFCCVVFKARQYLFKLKSRKDIKIKDYSDAKKYSIGVVRDDIKHKILEESGFTNLDIANSQELNFKKFIGNRTDLFAANELSLSYQLKQINMSINDVEKLVEIKGIDPNRYIAFNKNTDDKVIIKVKNALEKIYDSEKE, encoded by the coding sequence ATGAAAAAAGTAATTATTTTATTGCTGATTTTTTTCACAAATTCTAAAATACTAGCATTAAATGTAGAAGATATTGAAATAGTTACAGAGGTATTACCTCCTCTTTCATATTTAGATGAAAATGGAAATATGAAAGGTATACTAATTGAACGTGTTAATAAATTAAGAGAAAAATTAAAAATAAAAAATAAAATAGAATTATTACCATGGGCAAGAGCCCTACAAAATACATCTAAAAAAGATGGGACAATGTTATTTGCATTAGCTAAGACTAAAGAAAGAGAAAATATTTTCAAATTTTGTTGTGTTGTTTTTAAAGCGAGGCAGTATTTATTTAAATTAAAATCTAGAAAAGATATCAAAATTAAAGATTATTCTGATGCAAAGAAATATAGTATTGGTGTAGTGCGTGATGATATTAAACATAAAATTCTCGAAGAATCAGGGTTTACAAATTTAGACATAGCAAATTCACAAGAACTAAATTTTAAGAAATTTATTGGAAATAGAACAGATTTATTTGCAGCTAATGAATTATCGTTAAGTTATCAATTAAAGCAAATCAATATGTCAATAAATGATGTGGAAAAATTAGTTGAAATTAAAGGAATAGATCCAAATCGCTATATTGCTTTTAATAAAAATACAGATGATAAAGTAATTATAAAAGTGAAAAATGCATTAGAAAAAATTTATGATTCAGAGAAAGAATAA
- a CDS encoding zeta toxin family protein codes for MRLIFISGDGHGAGKTYLAKKIASGMHQIFSIANMIRQELEKEFPKYDWYNKEPRYKTFTMVHETNKSVHEMLIERGTERKKKNSTYWAKELIDVLNYHKSHSNLEFAVIDDIRFVDEYDYIKRFFSDAHITHFHVINPHAKEEIQFENDKLRELADYLIISKRVLNFRNLLLTKKDENE; via the coding sequence ATGCGACTCATATTTATCTCAGGAGATGGTCATGGTGCCGGTAAAACTTATTTAGCAAAAAAAATAGCTAGTGGTATGCACCAAATTTTTTCTATTGCCAATATGATAAGACAAGAGCTTGAAAAAGAATTCCCAAAATATGATTGGTATAATAAAGAACCTCGATACAAGACATTCACCATGGTTCATGAAACTAATAAATCTGTCCACGAAATGTTGATTGAAAGAGGTACTGAAAGAAAGAAAAAAAATTCCACATATTGGGCAAAAGAACTTATAGATGTTCTAAATTACCATAAATCTCACAGTAACTTAGAGTTTGCAGTAATTGATGATATCCGATTTGTAGATGAATATGATTATATCAAAAGATTTTTCAGTGACGCTCATATTACGCATTTTCATGTCATTAACCCTCATGCCAAAGAAGAAATTCAATTTGAAAATGATAAATTGAGAGAATTAGCAGATTATTTAATAATATCTAAAAGAGTCTTAAACTTTAGAAATTTACTTCTGACAAAAAAAGATGAAAATGAATAA
- a CDS encoding nucleotidyltransferase family protein has protein sequence MFNNIDVEKYIPIVLCAGFGTRLKPLTNYFPKVSCPIIDKPVAFMSIELFLKAGFKEVHCNTHYLSEQVKEEFIKSAEYHGYNSNLIKFWHENELLDTGGGIARIFKEVTKNSKLKKDVIVVSGDIAANVPLEEMILEWERKRNDSLALMATKKLNYVRKDATWLDITGSYVLGFGENYAHKNNCISSVFTTHQIISSEILESTPIEKSSSINLIYRKILDKNMKISNFNYPENNFWFDIGTPQDYLKCINFFSKISENSKYLIENKTINIIHSSINENLKDNLIKITEKNLEDKIIFKFLCSKNNDLYTFKNIINTPEESYFYFIL, from the coding sequence ATGTTTAATAATATTGATGTTGAAAAATATATACCAATAGTTCTTTGCGCAGGTTTTGGAACAAGACTAAAACCTTTAACAAATTATTTTCCAAAAGTATCTTGCCCCATAATTGACAAACCAGTAGCCTTCATGTCCATAGAACTTTTTTTGAAGGCAGGCTTTAAAGAAGTTCACTGCAACACTCATTACCTTTCTGAACAAGTCAAAGAAGAATTTATAAAATCGGCAGAATATCATGGATATAATTCAAACTTGATAAAATTTTGGCATGAAAATGAGCTACTTGATACGGGGGGTGGTATTGCAAGAATTTTTAAAGAAGTAACTAAAAATAGTAAATTAAAAAAAGATGTTATTGTTGTTTCTGGTGATATTGCTGCAAATGTTCCATTAGAAGAAATGATATTGGAATGGGAAAGAAAAAGAAACGACAGTTTAGCTTTAATGGCCACAAAAAAACTTAATTATGTCAGAAAAGATGCTACATGGTTAGATATAACAGGTAGTTATGTTTTAGGATTTGGTGAAAATTATGCTCATAAAAATAACTGTATTTCTTCAGTTTTTACAACCCATCAAATCATTTCAAGTGAAATATTAGAAAGCACGCCAATTGAAAAATCTTCTAGTATTAATTTAATTTACAGAAAGATTCTTGATAAGAATATGAAAATTTCGAATTTTAATTATCCTGAAAATAATTTTTGGTTTGATATTGGAACACCTCAGGACTATTTAAAATGTATAAATTTCTTTTCAAAAATAAGTGAAAATTCAAAATATTTAATTGAAAATAAAACCATAAATATTATACATTCATCAATAAATGAAAATTTAAAAGATAATTTAATAAAAATAACTGAAAAAAATTTGGAAGATAAAATTATTTTTAAATTTTTATGCTCAAAAAATAATGATTTATATACATTTAAAAACATAATCAATACTCCAGAAGAAAGTTATTTCTATTTTATTTTATAG
- a CDS encoding aminoglycoside phosphotransferase family protein — translation MSGTFTLPLESEQLMLRIQDFKIINSDQIHSNHEPVLILIAGDASDRKFFRLLGKEISAICMQFPKWEGGYGGDPISWIGMHNALSKMGLPVPKVIEIDETNSCIWTEDLGDIFLTSILSEEKLDIDNPNCNEPINYYKKALDLLIKAQYPDIKIDHPAINRFFDFEKLYYELNFFITHFLNGFLNLNISEDNPDYNNFYQDLKLLCKKLDSCERVLCHRDYHVRNIMLKDNELFWIDFQDARMGPHSYDVVSLVRDSYVKITWKTRQYFYDYYIENLNKVREKNNLNHISALSFNLELLLMGLQRNIKAIGSFGYLATKKNKPNYLKYIHQTLSILCSKEAQIHEETDIKAMLPNLFKLLYDLHEGSLKEKLNDKIINFK, via the coding sequence ATGTCAGGAACTTTCACACTTCCATTAGAATCGGAACAGCTTATGCTTAGAATTCAAGACTTTAAAATTATAAATTCCGATCAAATACATTCAAACCATGAACCAGTTCTTATATTAATTGCTGGAGATGCTAGTGATAGAAAGTTTTTTCGACTTCTAGGCAAAGAAATTAGCGCAATTTGTATGCAATTTCCAAAATGGGAAGGTGGTTATGGAGGAGATCCTATTAGCTGGATTGGAATGCATAACGCACTATCAAAAATGGGTCTGCCTGTGCCAAAAGTTATTGAAATTGATGAAACAAATTCATGCATTTGGACAGAGGATCTTGGTGATATATTTCTAACTTCAATTTTAAGTGAAGAGAAATTAGACATTGATAATCCTAATTGTAATGAACCAATAAATTATTACAAAAAAGCATTAGATCTACTTATCAAGGCTCAATATCCAGATATTAAAATTGATCATCCTGCTATAAATAGATTTTTTGACTTCGAAAAATTATATTATGAATTAAACTTTTTTATCACACATTTTCTTAATGGTTTTTTAAATTTAAATATTTCAGAAGACAATCCAGATTACAATAATTTTTATCAAGATTTAAAATTATTATGCAAAAAACTAGATTCATGTGAAAGAGTACTTTGCCATAGAGACTACCACGTTAGAAATATAATGCTAAAAGATAATGAATTATTTTGGATCGATTTTCAAGATGCAAGAATGGGTCCACATTCATATGACGTTGTAAGTTTAGTCAGAGATAGTTATGTCAAAATAACTTGGAAAACTAGACAATATTTTTATGACTATTATATTGAAAATCTTAATAAAGTTAGAGAAAAAAACAATTTAAACCATATATCTGCTTTAAGTTTCAATCTTGAGTTACTTTTAATGGGTTTACAAAGAAATATCAAAGCAATTGGGAGTTTTGGATATTTAGCTACCAAAAAAAACAAGCCTAATTACTTAAAGTATATTCATCAAACGCTAAGCATATTATGCTCAAAAGAAGCTCAAATTCACGAAGAAACAGATATTAAAGCTATGCTGCCCAACTTATTTAAACTCCTTTATGATCTTCATGAAGGATCATTAAAAGAAAAATTAAATGATAAAATTATAAATTTCAAATAA
- a CDS encoding tetratricopeptide repeat protein, giving the protein MQKDIQSFDVKFLENASNSFWREINPSAKSCISLIKLLEIYASHEEWEKIINLSSRAVLHLTKFYDRADFYHIWICALKETFDHGALVSLGKHLLKMRNYHPVFLSLALLAFQFASCNKISLKIFKYLKKSKGVENRFAFEACGILLSSSKNKENVKKGISIIEKVCQDKKSSYFTWRNYLRKLSENNLIEKMSESYNLIHDKFPFAQEPYLVAVLISMYEKDWNESLRILGQILRDNPKNTNAILAMADCYLEKGEFIKSLSLLTLKEYLFLDNDFDYHLLLGKSIKYIIESEYDHNLYETSYRHLNKAISIAKSLNLNSSEAEKEIHSLKILNNINTHKESLIDEDNILKIHAENSPIDLEKMYIERKVS; this is encoded by the coding sequence ATGCAAAAAGATATTCAATCATTTGATGTAAAGTTCTTAGAGAATGCATCGAATTCATTCTGGAGAGAAATTAATCCTTCAGCAAAGTCTTGTATTTCACTTATTAAATTACTTGAAATTTATGCTTCACATGAAGAATGGGAAAAAATTATCAACCTTTCATCTAGAGCGGTTCTTCATTTGACAAAATTTTACGATAGAGCAGATTTTTATCACATATGGATTTGTGCATTAAAAGAAACTTTTGATCATGGAGCTCTGGTATCCCTTGGAAAACATTTATTAAAAATGCGTAATTATCATCCTGTATTTTTGTCACTTGCTCTTCTAGCGTTTCAGTTTGCTTCTTGTAATAAAATAAGTTTAAAAATTTTTAAGTATTTAAAAAAATCAAAGGGAGTAGAAAATAGGTTTGCTTTTGAAGCCTGTGGAATATTATTATCATCCTCCAAAAATAAAGAAAATGTTAAAAAAGGGATAAGTATAATAGAAAAAGTTTGTCAAGATAAAAAATCAAGTTACTTTACTTGGAGAAATTATCTAAGAAAACTTTCTGAGAATAATTTAATTGAAAAAATGAGTGAGTCATATAATTTAATTCATGATAAATTTCCTTTTGCCCAAGAACCATATTTGGTAGCTGTATTAATATCAATGTATGAAAAAGACTGGAATGAATCTTTGAGAATATTAGGACAAATTTTACGAGATAATCCCAAAAATACCAATGCAATTCTAGCCATGGCAGATTGTTATCTTGAAAAAGGTGAATTTATAAAATCATTAAGTCTTTTAACTTTAAAAGAATATTTATTTCTAGATAATGATTTTGACTACCATTTATTACTTGGAAAATCAATTAAGTATATCATCGAAAGTGAATACGATCATAATCTTTATGAAACTTCTTATAGACATTTAAACAAAGCTATTTCTATTGCTAAATCACTAAATTTAAATTCGTCTGAAGCTGAGAAAGAAATACATAGTCTCAAAATTTTAAATAATATTAATACTCATAAAGAATCCTTAATTGATGAAGATAATATTCTTAAAATTCATGCAGAAAATAGTCCTATTGATTTAGAAAAAATGTATATTGAAAGAAAAGTAAGTTAA
- a CDS encoding CHASE domain-containing protein: MIFEFIKYLKNIKKKFLLIPFSVFIILLFITLYSWNEAKNNSYKNSSIQFDGIAEKANLALISQMLGYTQVLIGAKSFIYTNKNIVTRDQWNRYIDNLDLSKSYPGIQGIGINKYVTKIEKQKHINEIRNSGFNEYNIRPPGEREEYFPVIFIEPFINRNIRAFGFDVFSESIRREAIQKAIETGQAHATGKITLVQETSKDVQNGFLVFLPLFKTYEIPKTKEQRKELIYGLVSAVFRMNDLIQGIFSEKFENFNLKIYDGNSKEKNNLLFSNLADDFNPKSEFNRVFIEDINNHTWTVEFTSTETFEELTKSSFASLLLLSGIIFSILISLILLFLISLFEQTKNVLQSNIDLKNTQMQLIQSAKFAALGEMAGGVAHEINNPLTVISGKAYKLVRMAKKNQLDLNIVEENAIAIENIVKHISKITLGLLTYSRESEEDHLDFEDIDKIIDQATILCNEKFKNNGVELIIAKNCQSNSLYCSGIQISQVLLNLLNNAFDAIKNLNNKWIKLDVTEDNNNIFFRISDCGPPIPEDVKEKIMQPFFTTKKIGEGTGLGLSVSRGIIEKHKGEFYLDKNIKETTFVIKLPKYLEKKESA; encoded by the coding sequence GTGATTTTTGAATTTATTAAATATTTAAAGAATATTAAAAAAAAATTTCTTTTAATTCCTTTTTCTGTTTTCATCATATTACTTTTTATTACTTTGTATTCTTGGAATGAGGCAAAAAATAATAGTTATAAAAATTCTTCAATCCAATTTGATGGAATTGCCGAAAAAGCAAATTTAGCATTAATTAGCCAAATGCTTGGATACACTCAAGTTTTAATAGGAGCAAAAAGTTTTATTTATACAAATAAAAATATTGTCACAAGAGATCAGTGGAATAGGTATATTGATAATTTAGATTTAAGTAAAAGTTATCCAGGAATTCAAGGGATTGGAATAAATAAATATGTAACTAAAATAGAAAAACAAAAACACATAAATGAAATAAGAAATTCTGGTTTTAACGAATATAATATTAGACCACCTGGAGAAAGAGAAGAATACTTTCCAGTAATATTCATAGAACCATTTATAAATAGGAACATAAGAGCTTTTGGATTTGATGTTTTTTCTGAATCAATTAGAAGAGAAGCAATACAGAAAGCAATTGAAACAGGTCAAGCGCATGCAACAGGAAAAATAACTTTAGTTCAAGAAACGTCTAAAGATGTACAAAATGGATTTCTGGTATTTCTACCGCTTTTTAAAACATATGAAATACCTAAGACAAAAGAACAAAGAAAAGAATTAATTTATGGTTTAGTATCTGCAGTATTTAGAATGAATGACTTAATTCAAGGAATTTTTAGCGAAAAATTTGAAAACTTTAATTTAAAAATTTATGACGGTAATTCCAAAGAAAAAAATAATTTATTATTCTCAAATTTGGCTGACGATTTTAATCCTAAATCAGAATTTAATAGAGTTTTTATTGAAGATATTAATAATCATACTTGGACAGTTGAATTTACATCTACTGAAACGTTTGAAGAATTAACTAAAAGCAGTTTTGCTTCACTGCTTTTATTATCTGGTATAATTTTTTCAATCTTAATTTCATTAATTCTTCTTTTTTTGATAAGTTTATTTGAGCAAACAAAAAATGTTCTTCAATCAAATATTGATTTAAAAAATACCCAAATGCAATTAATACAATCTGCCAAATTTGCCGCTTTAGGAGAAATGGCTGGTGGTGTTGCCCATGAAATTAATAATCCCTTGACGGTAATAAGTGGCAAAGCTTATAAATTAGTTAGAATGGCTAAAAAAAATCAACTAGATTTAAATATAGTAGAAGAAAATGCTATAGCAATAGAAAACATTGTAAAACATATATCAAAAATAACACTTGGATTACTAACATATTCAAGAGAATCTGAAGAAGATCATCTAGATTTTGAAGATATTGATAAAATAATTGATCAAGCAACTATACTTTGTAATGAGAAATTTAAAAATAATGGTGTAGAATTAATAATCGCAAAAAACTGTCAAAGTAATTCATTATATTGTAGTGGAATTCAAATTTCTCAAGTTTTACTTAATCTTCTAAATAATGCTTTTGATGCTATTAAAAATTTAAATAATAAATGGATTAAATTAGATGTTACTGAAGACAATAATAATATTTTTTTCCGTATATCAGATTGCGGTCCACCAATTCCAGAAGATGTAAAAGAAAAAATAATGCAACCTTTTTTTACTACCAAAAAAATTGGAGAAGGAACTGGTTTAGGTTTATCAGTTAGTAGAGGAATTATTGAAAAACATAAAGGTGAATTTTACTTAGACAAAAATATAAAAGAAACAACATTTGTCATTAAATTACCTAAATACTTAGAGAAAAAAGAATCAGCTTGA
- a CDS encoding response regulator, which yields MKQVLIVDDSKDIIDVIKEELMEKNVKIFTTSNGKDAFEIVKKNEIDFVISDIRMPDGDGVELLKNINSLKEKKPKIILMTGFAEISKDEALKNGCYAFLKKPLDWQELSNLADKLISE from the coding sequence ATGAAACAGGTATTAATAGTTGATGATAGTAAAGATATTATTGATGTCATTAAAGAAGAATTAATGGAAAAAAATGTAAAAATATTCACAACAAGTAATGGGAAAGATGCATTTGAAATAGTCAAAAAAAATGAAATTGATTTTGTCATTTCGGATATAAGAATGCCGGATGGAGATGGAGTAGAGTTACTAAAGAACATTAATAGTTTGAAAGAAAAAAAACCAAAAATAATTTTAATGACAGGTTTTGCAGAGATATCAAAAGATGAAGCTTTAAAAAATGGATGTTACGCTTTTTTAAAAAAGCCGCTAGATTGGCAGGAACTTTCAAATCTTGCTGATAAATTAATTAGTGAGTAA
- a CDS encoding response regulator: MSDFKTVVIADDVPDIRDYLKDIVEEMGLTSVCCATGKELIDVIKNENLSKDLIFLDLSMPEMNGLEILKLIPEYKVKQKFKVCVISGHKEQKIIDKAIELKIDDYISKPFDRDILINRIRNLIGIDKSSIITFAFAAVNFKCKTLNLPAVIEFSLIGLSEEGAIIESPVNFKEQSILSFTCSELHKIANMPKDDYKIKVMKSTLKKDNIYEVTTVFVSMPEFVAQRIRSFAIKNVKT; this comes from the coding sequence ATGAGTGATTTTAAAACGGTTGTTATAGCAGATGATGTTCCAGATATTCGAGATTATCTTAAGGATATAGTCGAAGAAATGGGTTTAACTTCTGTTTGTTGTGCAACAGGTAAGGAATTGATAGATGTTATAAAAAATGAAAATCTTTCAAAGGATCTCATCTTTTTAGATTTATCTATGCCAGAAATGAATGGGTTAGAAATATTAAAACTAATTCCTGAATATAAAGTAAAACAAAAGTTTAAAGTTTGTGTTATAAGTGGACATAAAGAACAAAAAATAATTGATAAAGCTATTGAATTAAAAATTGATGATTACATATCAAAGCCATTTGACAGAGATATATTAATCAATAGAATTAGAAATTTGATAGGAATAGATAAGTCTTCAATAATAACTTTTGCTTTTGCAGCAGTAAATTTCAAATGTAAAACTTTAAACTTACCAGCTGTCATAGAATTTTCCTTAATTGGCTTATCAGAAGAAGGGGCTATTATTGAAAGTCCTGTTAATTTTAAAGAGCAATCTATTCTTTCTTTTACATGCAGTGAATTACATAAGATAGCAAATATGCCAAAAGATGATTACAAAATAAAAGTTATGAAATCGACATTAAAAAAAGACAATATATATGAAGTAACAACAGTATTTGTAAGTATGCCGGAATTTGTTGCGCAAAGAATAAGATCATTTGCAATAAAAAATGTTAAAACATAA
- a CDS encoding response regulator: MNTDKFIYIIDDNEEYSLYLKKILENNGYLCILFKDPTELFYELENKVIKPDLIIVDLSMPEINGLDIIKYLNSNKNLKKLKKIIVSAKTDLVNRSEFSEINFLTKPIEEEKFIRTIDNITLFKREYSNESDNRYRNCQIFCFLENSSFYSKIVITKIFPMKVEFLSDIKYNFESVLKFYSRSIYDTIGVNCEFKIKVLQVKKNQDKFIYEGELIFENKIDYDKVNQFINSTNIGAV; this comes from the coding sequence GTGAACACTGATAAATTTATATATATAATAGATGATAATGAAGAATATTCTTTGTATTTAAAAAAAATACTTGAGAATAATGGATATTTATGTATTCTCTTCAAAGATCCTACTGAATTATTTTATGAGTTAGAAAATAAAGTTATTAAACCAGATTTAATAATAGTTGACTTATCAATGCCAGAAATAAATGGCTTAGATATAATAAAGTATTTAAATTCAAATAAAAATTTAAAAAAATTAAAAAAAATTATTGTTAGTGCAAAAACAGATTTAGTAAATCGAAGTGAATTTAGTGAAATAAATTTTTTGACGAAACCAATAGAGGAAGAGAAATTTATAAGAACAATTGATAATATAACTTTATTTAAAAGAGAATATTCCAATGAATCTGATAATAGATATAGAAATTGTCAAATTTTTTGTTTCTTAGAAAACTCATCTTTTTATAGTAAAATAGTTATAACTAAAATATTTCCAATGAAAGTTGAGTTTTTATCTGATATTAAGTATAATTTTGAAAGTGTATTAAAATTTTATTCAAGATCAATTTATGATACAATTGGTGTTAATTGTGAATTTAAAATAAAAGTTCTACAAGTAAAAAAAAATCAAGATAAGTTTATCTATGAAGGTGAACTTATTTTTGAAAATAAAATTGATTATGATAAGGTAAATCAATTTATAAATTCTACAAATATTGGTGCTGTTTAA